The Pseudanabaena galeata CCNP1313 genome includes a region encoding these proteins:
- a CDS encoding SPFH domain-containing protein, translating into MEATIFSIVFALLSGTYIYRSFRIMEEGQIALVERFGRYQKTMEPGINIVLPFIDRVSLTKSSREQVLELPPQPCMTSDNVSVNVSGAMYWQIADLQKARYNIENVDQSLQISLSTQIQTQIGRCELDTIIGGQERINAEILTGISGDTQDWGINVLRVRLGEITIPTSVLQSMEKQKAAEIEKRAMISLSEGVKTSEITKAEAEARSNRVLAESERQVQLEQTEAMALSIERIANAIAKHPNGKEAVQYLLAQKYLEMGQAIGESPSSKVLFMDPDSIPAALQSLLAMSDRKIPEKMTEVIAKKPFGESTNISPTLRNLPELKPLNPSLDSEKGEPSNN; encoded by the coding sequence ATGGAAGCAACAATTTTCAGCATTGTCTTTGCGCTCTTGAGTGGCACTTATATCTATCGCTCCTTTCGGATCATGGAAGAAGGTCAGATCGCACTGGTTGAAAGGTTTGGGAGGTATCAAAAAACAATGGAACCAGGGATCAACATTGTTCTACCATTTATAGACCGTGTCTCTTTAACTAAAAGCTCTCGTGAGCAGGTGTTAGAGCTTCCTCCTCAACCTTGCATGACCTCCGATAATGTTAGTGTCAATGTCAGTGGTGCAATGTACTGGCAAATTGCTGATCTGCAAAAAGCTCGCTATAACATTGAAAATGTCGATCAATCTTTACAAATCTCTCTTTCAACTCAAATCCAAACTCAAATTGGACGCTGTGAACTAGACACCATTATTGGCGGGCAAGAACGGATTAACGCTGAAATTTTAACTGGCATTTCTGGTGACACTCAAGACTGGGGAATCAATGTCCTGCGCGTCAGACTAGGCGAAATCACGATTCCTACTTCTGTACTTCAGTCGATGGAAAAACAAAAGGCAGCCGAGATCGAGAAAAGAGCAATGATTTCGCTATCTGAAGGTGTGAAGACTTCAGAAATTACCAAGGCTGAAGCCGAAGCTCGCTCTAATCGCGTATTAGCTGAATCAGAACGTCAAGTACAGTTAGAACAAACTGAAGCGATGGCTCTGTCGATTGAGCGAATTGCTAATGCGATCGCCAAGCATCCCAATGGCAAGGAAGCAGTGCAGTATTTGTTAGCTCAAAAGTACCTAGAAATGGGACAGGCGATCGGCGAAAGTCCCAGCAGCAAAGTTTTATTTATGGACCCAGATTCTATCCCTGCGGCGCTGCAATCATTATTGGCAATGAGCGATCGCAAGATCCCTGAAAAAATGACGGAGGTGATCGCCAAGAAGCCTTTTGGTGAAAGTACAAATATTTCACCCACATTACGCAATTTGCCTGAACTTAAACCACTTAACCCATCACTAGATAGCGAAAAGGGTGAGCCTAGTAATAATTAA
- a CDS encoding ferredoxin-thioredoxin reductase variable chain, which yields MKVGDRVRVKTGLSVFHHPEHKGKSFDISGLEGEIVRVHTEWNGRPISPNYPYEVRFTPKFVTHLGDHEIESVS from the coding sequence ATGAAGGTTGGCGATCGCGTTCGTGTTAAAACAGGTTTAAGTGTTTTCCATCATCCTGAACACAAAGGTAAATCCTTTGATATTTCAGGGCTGGAAGGCGAAATTGTCCGTGTGCATACGGAGTGGAATGGTCGCCCGATCAGTCCTAACTATCCCTATGAGGTGAGATTTACACCTAAATTTGTAACTCATCTAGGCGATCACGAAATAGAATCGGTTAGTTAA
- the rsfS gene encoding ribosome silencing factor, protein MTIATDIATPTDLNLTEREQDQSYQMAQAAAIAADDRKGENIVLLAIGEVSSLAEYFVIASGFSKAQVRAIAGMAEESILEKFGRKPRNIAGEQDGTWILLDYGDVIVHAMMAQEREYYDLEAFWGHAPKLEVFLPEPESEQSA, encoded by the coding sequence ATGACCATCGCAACCGATATCGCTACCCCCACAGATCTCAATCTCACTGAGAGAGAGCAAGACCAAAGCTATCAAATGGCTCAAGCCGCAGCGATCGCAGCGGATGATCGCAAGGGAGAAAATATCGTTTTGCTTGCGATCGGTGAAGTGTCGAGTTTGGCGGAGTATTTTGTCATTGCGTCGGGATTTTCTAAGGCGCAAGTACGGGCGATCGCAGGTATGGCTGAAGAATCCATCTTGGAAAAATTTGGACGTAAGCCTAGAAATATCGCAGGCGAGCAAGATGGTACATGGATTTTGCTAGATTACGGCGATGTGATCGTCCATGCGATGATGGCTCAAGAGCGTGAATATTATGACCTAGAAGCATTTTGGGGTCATGCGCCAAAGCTTGAAGTATTTTTGCCAGAGCCTGAATCAGAGCAATCAGCTTAG
- a CDS encoding GNAT family N-acetyltransferase, protein MPSPSPSFTIRHASSRDVGHVSDILTESFYRNTDHPVNFLQRCFTDLVYPLLRYGIMLDLSSRFGDKTPCYACLVATHPVNKFQAIASLEICMRYVPVKNYREFWLGREMQQYPYVFNLAVHPQWRRRGVAKQLLLAAEQTVKQWGFSRLYMHVLEDNQPARSLYNRIGYRLHSQEGNVQYWLMGQPRRFLLHKKF, encoded by the coding sequence GTGCCAAGCCCATCTCCTTCGTTTACTATTCGTCACGCTAGCTCTAGAGATGTTGGGCATGTATCCGATATCTTGACGGAGAGCTTTTATCGAAATACCGATCACCCAGTTAACTTTCTACAGCGCTGCTTTACAGACTTGGTATATCCACTTTTGCGCTATGGCATCATGCTCGATCTCAGTAGTCGTTTTGGTGATAAAACACCTTGCTACGCTTGTCTTGTGGCTACGCATCCTGTTAATAAATTTCAAGCGATCGCCTCCCTAGAAATTTGTATGCGTTACGTGCCTGTCAAAAACTATCGAGAATTTTGGTTAGGTCGCGAAATGCAGCAATATCCCTATGTTTTTAACTTGGCAGTACATCCACAATGGCGGCGGCGCGGCGTAGCCAAGCAACTCTTGCTAGCAGCCGAGCAAACCGTAAAACAATGGGGCTTTTCGCGGCTGTATATGCATGTACTTGAGGACAATCAGCCTGCGCGGAGTCTGTATAATCGCATTGGCTATCGATTACATAGCCAAGAAGGTAATGTCCAGTATTGGCTAATGGGACAACCAAGAAGATTTTTATTGCACAAAAAGTTCTAA
- the rsmA gene encoding 16S rRNA (adenine(1518)-N(6)/adenine(1519)-N(6))-dimethyltransferase RsmA — translation MTNPDKPIYVPSKTIRPRKQFGQHWLRSDDVLNKILRAGQLQPSDRILEIGPGTGNLTRLLLPLVESLTAVEIDWDLCEKLRKTMTQKNFQLIEGSILEIPLPANTNKVIANIPYNITGEILKRLLGTLAEPVQQFDQIVLLVQKEIGDRLAAKAGHKAYNALSVKIQYLAECQFICDVPATAFYPPPKVNSAVVRIIPRPPVTAASDPRFLERLLTLGFATKRKMLRNNLISEIDRDQLVLILESMGINGQVRAEDLDVAQWVALSEEVLKSKL, via the coding sequence ATGACCAATCCCGACAAACCTATCTATGTCCCTAGCAAAACTATTCGCCCTCGTAAACAATTTGGACAGCATTGGTTACGAAGCGATGATGTGCTGAATAAAATTTTGCGGGCGGGGCAATTGCAACCAAGCGATCGCATTTTAGAAATTGGTCCAGGGACTGGTAATCTTACTCGGTTACTTCTGCCGTTGGTTGAATCCCTGACTGCTGTGGAAATTGATTGGGATCTTTGCGAAAAGCTTCGCAAGACCATGACACAAAAGAATTTTCAACTAATTGAAGGGAGCATTCTGGAGATTCCACTTCCCGCGAATACTAACAAAGTAATCGCCAATATTCCTTACAACATTACAGGCGAAATTCTGAAACGGCTATTGGGAACTCTCGCGGAACCAGTCCAACAGTTTGATCAAATTGTTCTATTGGTTCAAAAAGAAATCGGCGATCGCTTAGCGGCAAAGGCGGGACATAAAGCCTACAACGCTCTCAGCGTTAAGATTCAATATCTTGCAGAATGTCAGTTTATTTGTGATGTTCCTGCGACTGCCTTCTATCCACCACCCAAAGTTAATTCGGCAGTTGTTCGCATCATTCCGCGTCCACCAGTTACTGCTGCAAGTGATCCTAGATTTTTAGAGCGACTGCTCACCCTTGGTTTTGCAACTAAGCGCAAGATGCTACGAAACAATTTAATTTCGGAAATAGATCGCGATCAATTAGTTCTCATTTTGGAATCAATGGGAATTAATGGACAGGTGAGAGCCGAGGATCTAGATGTTGCTCAGTGGGTTGCTTTGAGTGAAGAGGTACTCAAGTCGAAACTGTAG
- a CDS encoding Rpn family recombination-promoting nuclease/putative transposase — protein MYDNTCKFLAENFPEDFASWLLGKSIPLTKLEPSELSAEPIRADSVIFLESSEIVVHLEFQTKIDDSMAYRMANYWLRLYGKYPSKTIHQTVIYLKPTKSPLVYQNSFKSQQLNHKFNVIRLWEQPTEIFQQYLGLLPLAILTKTSNPEETLRNVARQIDNIIDKQVQSNVAASTAIISGIALDKEIIQRLLRSKIMKESVIYQDILLEGEAKGKAEGKAEGKAEGKAETTRQIALNMLRSNVSTDLVAQFTGLTLKQVQKLQKLSAKQSQMPRSSKPKRSPKP, from the coding sequence ATGTATGACAATACTTGCAAGTTCCTAGCCGAGAACTTCCCCGAAGACTTTGCCAGTTGGCTCTTGGGGAAATCAATTCCCCTAACAAAACTTGAGCCATCGGAGCTATCTGCTGAGCCTATTCGCGCAGATTCGGTCATATTTCTAGAGTCATCTGAAATAGTTGTCCATTTAGAATTTCAGACCAAAATCGATGACAGTATGGCATATCGAATGGCGAACTATTGGTTGAGACTTTATGGTAAATATCCCTCCAAAACAATTCATCAAACTGTCATCTATTTAAAGCCCACAAAATCACCTCTCGTCTACCAAAACAGCTTTAAATCTCAGCAACTAAACCATAAATTTAATGTGATCCGTCTCTGGGAACAGCCTACTGAAATCTTTCAACAATATCTTGGACTGTTGCCTTTGGCTATTTTAACTAAAACAAGCAATCCTGAAGAAACTCTAAGAAACGTGGCTAGACAAATTGATAATATTATCGATAAACAAGTACAAAGTAACGTAGCAGCTTCTACCGCTATAATATCGGGTATAGCCTTAGATAAAGAAATCATCCAAAGACTACTAAGGAGTAAAATCATGAAAGAATCAGTGATTTATCAAGATATTTTGCTGGAAGGTGAGGCTAAGGGCAAGGCTGAGGGCAAGGCTGAAGGCAAGGCTGAAGGCAAGGCTGAAACTACTCGTCAAATAGCTCTAAACATGTTGCGTTCCAACGTCTCTACAGATTTAGTTGCCCAATTTACAGGACTGACTCTCAAACAAGTCCAAAAATTACAAAAGCTTTCCGCTAAACAATCTCAAATGCCAAGGTCATCAAAACCTAAGCGATCGCCTAAACCCTAA
- a CDS encoding DUF1565 domain-containing protein, with the protein MRCKPSFFSAIATSITVLAIAPPMLARPALLTTQAHTWKISQLPQTASLIYVAPRANPNGNGSPNNPYPSIAAALATKPVAGTVIQLQEGLYSADTGESFPIKLPAGVTLRGAPTARGLNTVIRGGGRFISTSFASQNITILADNDARIEGVTVTNPNTRGTAVWVESGKRVAIANNTFINSDREGLFLTGTADASVSDNVFRRNGANGFSAVGNSTGEIRNNTFESTGFGLAIGQNSRVNISNNNILNNTDGIIISNLSAPTLRNNLISDNKRDGIVILKDRKGYPTPDLGTSNNLGKNTFRNNLGKDINNNSGVTQVAVGNQLDPKKIAGNIAFVGESPTAPAPQIPSTPLPAATATLAPARNTANPSNIDTVEITRPQTSFIPPATSPNALAPSNNSILIEPLPDVPQPVMTAKPSTPLIPPTTAPVTTSRPVAPSVNLAQSPTEVLIDRDPVPVVPPRQVTPPRSIFVPSSPPPITTPPPPATTTPPPVTTTPPTTSIPPTVTPPPAQTAPIPYNPQIAALVPPPARDTTPYLVVIPSSDAEALNRVRSVVPSGKVIPSRFGNIILVQGYPDRDRAEVLKVIMRSAIGVDARVIHQNSL; encoded by the coding sequence ATGCGGTGCAAGCCTAGTTTCTTCAGCGCGATCGCCACAAGCATCACGGTTTTGGCGATCGCCCCACCGATGTTGGCGCGTCCAGCCCTCTTAACGACGCAGGCGCACACATGGAAAATTAGCCAATTACCGCAGACAGCCTCACTGATTTATGTTGCTCCGCGTGCTAACCCTAATGGTAATGGTTCGCCCAATAATCCCTATCCATCGATCGCGGCGGCGCTTGCCACAAAACCTGTGGCTGGGACAGTGATTCAATTGCAGGAAGGACTCTACAGTGCTGATACAGGTGAGTCTTTTCCGATTAAACTTCCCGCAGGTGTGACATTACGCGGCGCACCCACGGCTAGGGGCTTGAATACGGTGATTCGCGGTGGAGGTAGATTTATTAGTACCAGCTTTGCTAGCCAAAATATTACGATACTCGCTGATAATGATGCGCGGATTGAAGGAGTTACCGTTACTAATCCCAATACGAGAGGTACTGCGGTGTGGGTGGAGTCAGGTAAGCGCGTGGCGATCGCCAATAATACTTTTATCAATAGCGATCGCGAAGGATTATTTTTGACGGGTACTGCTGATGCGAGCGTTAGTGATAATGTCTTTAGAAGGAATGGCGCAAATGGATTCTCGGCTGTGGGCAACAGTACAGGAGAGATTCGTAATAATACTTTTGAAAGTACAGGATTTGGATTAGCGATCGGGCAGAACTCGCGAGTGAATATCAGCAATAACAATATTCTTAATAATACCGATGGAATTATTATTTCTAATCTTTCGGCTCCGACTTTGCGAAATAATTTAATTTCTGATAATAAGCGTGATGGAATTGTCATTCTCAAAGATCGTAAAGGTTATCCCACTCCAGATTTGGGAACTTCTAATAATCTTGGCAAAAACACTTTCCGTAATAATCTAGGTAAAGACATTAACAATAATTCTGGTGTTACCCAAGTTGCCGTTGGCAATCAACTTGACCCCAAAAAGATTGCAGGAAATATTGCCTTTGTCGGAGAATCTCCAACTGCCCCAGCGCCGCAGATCCCCAGTACTCCATTACCTGCGGCTACAGCAACTTTGGCTCCTGCTCGGAATACCGCTAATCCCAGCAATATTGATACTGTCGAAATCACACGACCCCAAACCAGTTTTATTCCTCCTGCTACGTCACCAAATGCTTTAGCGCCTTCCAATAACAGCATCTTGATTGAGCCATTGCCTGATGTCCCCCAGCCAGTTATGACCGCTAAACCAAGCACTCCTCTAATTCCTCCAACTACGGCTCCCGTAACTACGTCTAGACCAGTGGCTCCATCCGTTAATCTCGCTCAAAGTCCCACCGAAGTTCTCATTGATCGAGATCCTGTTCCTGTTGTCCCACCAAGGCAAGTTACCCCGCCGCGATCGATATTTGTCCCCAGTAGTCCACCACCTATCACTACTCCACCACCACCCGCAACAACTACTCCACCACCCGTAACAACTACTCCTCCAACAACTTCTATCCCACCAACAGTTACCCCGCCACCAGCACAGACAGCCCCAATCCCCTACAATCCTCAAATTGCCGCACTAGTGCCACCACCAGCAAGGGATACGACCCCTTATTTAGTTGTGATTCCATCTTCAGATGCTGAAGCTCTCAATCGAGTTCGTAGTGTTGTCCCCAGTGGCAAAGTAATTCCTTCTCGATTTGGCAATATTATTTTGGTACAAGGCTACCCCGATCGCGATCGCGCTGAAGTCTTAAAAGTAATTATGCGATCGGCTATTGGGGTTGATGCTCGCGTAATACATCAAAATAGTTTATAG
- a CDS encoding Na(+)/H(+) antiporter subunit B, with product MKWIYIIAGLAFFVKMLFLANPAPSLPFSIVEAIAQDSGVSNVVSGIIFRNRLYDTIFEVIVFTISIMGANFLLANEKPFTRIYQFTDQTSIVLAQLGATIAALVAIELAIRGHLSPGGGFAAGVAGGTAIGLIAMTSPPARLQTIYKRWHAATWEKVSVLIFIVLSVITLSGIELPHGELGELVSGGIIPILNILVAIKVSLGSWSVVLVFIRYRGLL from the coding sequence ATGAAATGGATTTATATAATTGCTGGTCTTGCTTTTTTTGTGAAAATGCTTTTTTTGGCTAACCCAGCCCCTAGCCTGCCTTTCTCAATTGTCGAGGCGATCGCTCAAGACAGTGGGGTTAGTAATGTAGTTTCAGGAATCATTTTTCGCAATCGACTGTATGACACCATTTTTGAAGTGATTGTTTTCACGATCTCCATCATGGGTGCAAATTTCTTGCTTGCCAATGAGAAACCATTTACGCGAATTTACCAGTTTACCGATCAAACTTCGATTGTCCTTGCCCAATTGGGCGCGACTATTGCTGCTCTAGTAGCGATCGAGTTAGCAATTCGTGGACATCTCAGCCCAGGGGGCGGTTTTGCGGCGGGTGTGGCAGGTGGTACGGCGATCGGTTTGATTGCGATGACTTCTCCTCCAGCACGACTTCAGACAATATACAAGCGCTGGCACGCCGCAACTTGGGAAAAGGTATCAGTACTGATTTTTATTGTTTTATCGGTGATCACCCTCTCAGGAATAGAGTTGCCCCACGGTGAGTTAGGAGAACTAGTTAGTGGTGGCATCATCCCGATTCTGAATATTTTAGTTGCGATTAAGGTATCGCTAGGCTCGTGGTCAGTCGTATTAGTTTTTATCCGCTATCGCGGTTTATTGTAG
- a CDS encoding DUF4040 domain-containing protein produces MNSSYDGYVYAIAILLPISSAMLVSQTNPYNALVIRGILGAISALVYTILGAADVALTEALVGAFLATMLYAVAVRSSLVLRLGVVESVAIAHNLEEEELNKLNLPFEQLNQQLNQLNQQMEQQLEQPEQNRDPVSSSDLKKLIDVLKSTFSKHYMRVELVPYSNEAELEQALTDKTVHATLHNSEHQDAVESQEGAKSNFYQIKIRLHRLYEIMLTNPVLANVQLVYTKPANSVAISYTSIAK; encoded by the coding sequence ATGAACAGTAGTTATGATGGTTATGTCTATGCGATCGCCATACTGTTACCCATATCATCAGCAATGTTGGTATCGCAAACTAATCCCTACAATGCTCTGGTCATACGCGGCATTTTGGGAGCAATATCGGCGCTGGTCTATACGATTTTGGGAGCGGCCGATGTGGCTCTGACTGAGGCTTTAGTCGGTGCTTTTTTAGCAACAATGCTCTATGCAGTTGCCGTGCGATCTTCTTTAGTTTTGCGCTTAGGTGTGGTTGAATCAGTTGCGATCGCCCACAATTTAGAAGAAGAAGAATTAAATAAGCTCAATCTTCCCTTTGAACAGCTAAATCAACAGTTAAACCAGCTAAATCAGCAAATGGAGCAACAATTGGAGCAACCTGAGCAGAATCGCGATCCAGTTTCTAGCTCTGATTTAAAAAAACTGATCGATGTTCTCAAAAGCACTTTCAGTAAGCACTATATGCGAGTTGAGTTAGTTCCCTATTCAAACGAAGCAGAACTAGAACAAGCCCTAACTGATAAGACCGTCCATGCAACCCTACATAATTCAGAACATCAAGATGCTGTGGAATCTCAAGAAGGTGCGAAATCCAACTTTTACCAAATCAAAATCCGTCTGCATCGTCTCTATGAGATCATGCTAACCAATCCAGTGTTAGCAAATGTCCAGTTGGTTTATACCAAGCCCGCTAATAGCGTTGCCATATCCTATACAAGTATTGCGAAGTAG
- a CDS encoding monovalent cation/H(+) antiporter subunit G, which yields MFINILSYICIFGGLVFWYWGTVALLTKRSVLFKLHSLSVSDTIGSIAIVFGLILLRPKELPLLILAIISLALWNTMLCYVMAYCSSSTRSNK from the coding sequence ATCTTCATAAATATTCTTAGCTATATTTGTATTTTTGGTGGATTAGTGTTCTGGTATTGGGGAACTGTGGCTTTGCTGACAAAGCGGTCAGTACTGTTTAAATTGCATAGTCTATCGGTATCCGACACCATTGGCTCGATCGCGATCGTGTTCGGCTTGATATTACTCCGCCCCAAGGAACTACCATTGCTAATTCTTGCCATTATTTCCCTAGCCCTATGGAACACGATGCTGTGCTATGTGATGGCTTACTGCTCTAGCAGTACAAGAAGTAATAAATAG
- a CDS encoding Na+/H+ antiporter subunit E: protein MIGQFILRIVIWFLLTANFSITNIIIGVIVSLLMPYYRSEAIRLKDILQSFGKILKATPQAYIESIEMICQPHKYEEVLIEKTKHQRSAALVFLDIFLITFTPKTIVLRHHEEGWYVVHHVIKRQKRSNP, encoded by the coding sequence ATGATTGGACAATTTATTTTGCGAATTGTGATCTGGTTTTTGCTGACCGCTAATTTTAGTATTACGAACATAATTATTGGCGTGATTGTTTCCCTGCTGATGCCCTATTACCGATCAGAAGCAATTCGACTCAAAGATATTTTGCAAAGCTTTGGCAAAATCCTGAAGGCGACTCCTCAAGCCTATATCGAATCGATCGAGATGATCTGTCAACCTCACAAATACGAAGAAGTATTAATCGAGAAAACCAAACATCAGCGATCGGCAGCATTGGTTTTCTTGGACATTTTTTTGATCACATTTACTCCCAAAACTATTGTCCTGAGACATCACGAGGAAGGCTGGTATGTGGTGCATCATGTTATTAAGCGCCAGAAGAGGTCGAACCCATGA
- a CDS encoding cation:proton antiporter has protein sequence MTTLTLIWIVLPFMVGFIIYLLPKGDRVLALVGAFASALYVIPLFVQQTPINLQLLDNFGVTLILDPLAGFFILTNALVTAAVIIYCWHSDRTAFFYAQVILLHGSVNAAFACSDFISLYVSLEVISISTFLLIAYPRSDRSIWIGLRYLFVSNVSMLFYLIGAVLVYKANHSFTFSGLRGAPPEAIALIFLGLLAKGGIFVSGLWLPLTHSESESPVSALMSGVVVKAGVLPLLRCALLIEEIDPIVRIFGVSTALLGVSFAVFEKDTKRLLAFSTVSQMGFILAAPAVGGFYALTHGLVKSSLFLTVSKLPSRNFKELQQQSIPRNIWLALLIASFSISGFPLLAGFGAKILTLKNVFSWQDIGMNVAAMGTAIAFAKFIFLPHQSAIEAKTAKSRTEFWIAIAILLGSLFVANTVYYEAYTLENVIKPLVTTVIGWLAYWLIFRRSAVKLPVIFEEFDNLIGVMGLVLILLFWVAVS, from the coding sequence ATGACCACCCTAACTTTGATCTGGATTGTCTTGCCATTTATGGTGGGATTTATTATTTATCTACTGCCAAAGGGCGATCGCGTTTTGGCTTTAGTTGGCGCATTTGCTTCGGCGCTGTATGTGATCCCGTTATTTGTCCAGCAAACTCCGATCAATTTGCAATTGCTCGATAACTTTGGTGTGACCTTAATTCTTGATCCCTTGGCAGGATTTTTTATCTTGACCAATGCGTTGGTGACGGCGGCGGTGATTATTTACTGTTGGCATAGCGATCGCACTGCCTTTTTTTATGCTCAAGTCATATTGCTACATGGCAGTGTCAATGCCGCCTTTGCCTGTTCCGACTTCATTAGTTTATATGTATCGCTAGAAGTCATTAGCATTTCCACCTTTTTATTAATTGCTTATCCCCGTAGCGATCGTTCGATTTGGATTGGTTTGCGCTATTTATTTGTCAGCAATGTCTCGATGTTGTTTTACCTGATTGGCGCAGTGCTGGTTTACAAGGCAAATCATTCCTTTACCTTTAGCGGACTGCGAGGCGCACCTCCTGAAGCGATCGCCTTGATCTTTTTAGGTCTGTTAGCTAAAGGTGGCATCTTTGTATCAGGACTATGGCTACCCTTGACCCATTCCGAATCCGAGTCGCCAGTGTCAGCGCTAATGTCGGGCGTTGTCGTGAAAGCGGGAGTTTTGCCATTACTGCGATGCGCCCTATTGATTGAAGAAATTGATCCGATTGTGCGAATCTTTGGAGTCAGTACGGCTCTGCTAGGTGTTAGCTTTGCAGTATTTGAAAAAGATACTAAGCGGCTATTAGCCTTTTCTACGGTTTCTCAGATGGGTTTTATCTTAGCTGCACCCGCCGTCGGTGGGTTTTATGCGCTCACTCACGGCTTAGTGAAGTCATCTTTATTTTTGACAGTAAGTAAATTACCTAGCCGCAACTTTAAGGAACTGCAACAGCAATCAATTCCCAGAAATATCTGGTTAGCCCTTTTAATTGCGAGTTTTTCGATTTCAGGATTTCCCTTGCTAGCAGGATTTGGCGCAAAAATATTGACCCTTAAAAATGTTTTTTCTTGGCAAGATATCGGTATGAATGTGGCGGCGATGGGAACTGCGATCGCCTTTGCAAAATTTATTTTTCTGCCCCATCAGTCAGCAATCGAGGCGAAAACTGCTAAGAGCAGAACAGAGTTTTGGATAGCGATCGCGATTTTGTTGGGTAGCTTGTTTGTAGCAAATACTGTTTATTATGAAGCTTATACCCTAGAAAACGTCATTAAGCCCTTGGTGACGACCGTGATTGGTTGGCTTGCCTACTGGCTTATTTTTCGTCGATCTGCGGTCAAACTACCCGTTATATTTGAAGAGTTTGATAACCTGATCGGGGTGATGGGACTAGTTTTAATCTTACTTTTTTGGGTGGCTGTATCATGA
- a CDS encoding cation:proton antiporter subunit C, protein MSVNLLEAFVLATILCGFLGIILKKNLIMKIISMDVMSSGVIAYFVVIAARQGLFTPILGDIPRTNYADPVPQAVILTAIVIGFSIQALMLVGAIKLARNNPTLEIHEIEKSDLV, encoded by the coding sequence ATGTCAGTTAATTTATTAGAAGCCTTTGTCCTTGCGACGATACTTTGTGGCTTTTTGGGGATTATTCTCAAGAAGAATTTAATCATGAAAATAATCTCAATGGATGTCATGAGTAGTGGGGTAATTGCCTATTTTGTGGTGATTGCGGCTCGTCAAGGCTTATTTACGCCGATCCTTGGGGATATACCAAGGACTAATTATGCTGACCCTGTGCCGCAGGCGGTGATCTTGACTGCGATCGTGATTGGCTTTTCGATTCAGGCACTGATGCTAGTCGGTGCGATTAAACTAGCGCGGAACAATCCTACCCTAGAAATCCATGAGATCGAGAAGAGTGACCTTGTATGA